Below is a window of Chloroflexota bacterium DNA.
GCGGTCCCAGCTTCGACGGCCGGCACCGAGCGGCCGGCGTCTTCATCGCGCCGGATGGGGAAAGTCCGGGAGCTCTCGAGAGTCTCTACCTACGAGCCATCGGTAGAGATGCGGTGTCGGACTGTGTACAGGCGTTCATGCACTGCGTCATCCCGCATCTGCATGCATCTCTCGTCGCGCATCGGGCGAAGGTTGAGTTTCATACCTGGCTCGCATCGCGTGAGCGCCCGGGCATTCTGCCGGGCCAGGCTATGGACGCGAACTACATCGTTCGAGACCATCCGGCCTTTGATCCAATCAAGGCGTTCCTTCGCGAGCTTGCGACGGCGGCCGAGACGCCTGCCGAGTAGGTAGCCACTGCAGCCTCTGGTCCGGCGTGGAGGCGGCGTTCCGGGGAACCGGGCTACGGGTGGATGTAGCCGCCGTGTTCGATGGCCTCCCCCAGGGCCCTGGCGGCTGTTGCGTGACCGGCCGCGTTCCAGTGCCCGTCCACCGCGTAGTACAAGGGCGCGCCGTTCGTGGCTGACGCCGTGCGCATGGCCGGCAGCAGATCGACGTACGGCAGCTCCAGCCGGCGAGCGATCTGGCCCAGACGGTCCGTCGGCGCTTCGGGGCTGGCCGGCCGGCGCTGGGACCGGTTGCGAAACAGCTCCTGCCGCCACTGCACGGGGTCCAGCGCCCGCCAGTCCGGCACGCCCACCAGCACCAGCGGTGCGCCGTGCTCCCCGGCTCGCAGCTTGAGCCGCGCGAACAACGCTTCGGTGAGCGTCCAGGCTTTCGCCCAGTCGCCTTCGGGGTGCAGATCGTAGTTCTCGCGGATGTAGTTGCGCGCGCCGCCGATCACCTCGATATCCTCGCGGATGTACGACGGGTCGAAGAAGGTGCGGACGCTGCCCTCAAACACGTTGTAGGTCCACGAGCGTCGCATCATGGTGACCAGCGGGCTGTGCGGCGTGACGGGCGGCCCTGGCAGCAGCGTGAGACGCCCATCGGCCTGAAGCTCGAAGTACGGTTTGAGGGCCAGCCGTCTGTCGCCGCCGGGGATCTCCAGCGCGGGGCTGTTGTTCTTGACGTCGTTGCCGACGAAGTGCAGCACCATGACCAGATCGGGCTGGTAGCGGTGGGCGTCATGCTCGAACAGCAGGAGGTACTGGGCCGTGCCGTAGGCGGCGACGCCGGCGTTGATGACCTCGACGCGCGGACCGCCAGCCTGCATGGACCACTGGTTGAGCGCCGTCTCCAGACGCTCGGCCACCCCTTCCCACTGCTGTACCTGCACGCCTTCGAGGAAGGAATCGCCCAGGAGCAGGACGCGGAAGGTGCCGGGCGGCTTCTCGTAGGATGTTCGCCGATCGCGCAGGCCGAGCGGGCTGATCTGGACGTAGGTCGTAAACTCGGGTGCGCGCATCCAACCGCGATGGTTGGGCGCGTGAAAATGTCCGAGCAGCTCGTGGCGCACTATGTACGGGCCGGTGTCGTAGCCGCCGGGCAGCCACGGCCCGAGCAGCCGGAGCGACGCTTCGAGCAGCAGGATCGGCATGAGCAGGCTGAACAGCACGACGAGCGCACGCGCAGCGAGAAGCTGCCGCGTGCGCCGCCGCGCTGGCGCCCGGATCGTTGACGGGATGGCCGATGGACTGGCCGTCATACGTGCGTCTCGCAGCGCTGGCAAGGTGCGCCGCCCCGGGGCACGTGCAAGCAGCTACGCGTGTGTCTCCTGCCCGTAACCTGGATGGTGTGCAAGCGTAGCATCCCGAGACGGTGGCTGCGTACCGGGGCCGCGCATTTGCGTTCTTGGCCGCATGCCTTGGGGACAGACCACGGGGAGCGCTGCACAGCGTCGTGCGGCGAGGGCACAACGCCGACGCGTGCCCGTCGCCGCCCGGCTGGAGCCCGCCTCGGCCCGTCTCAGCCCGCGCAGGCGGACGCAGACGCCTAAAAGCTCCGGAACGCGCACGACCCGATGGACGCCGGACGGCTCGGTGTGCGGTACGCTATCCACGGGCGCGCATCGAACACACGTTCCGTTAAGTATCGGGCAGACTGAGGGTAGACAGCCTCGCCCGGTTGGGGCAGTGTGCCGAGTCGACGCGCGCCAACGGTCTGAATTGTCCACGGAGGGCCTGTGGCCGCCGACTTCTGCCATCTGCACGTGCACTCGGAGTACAGCCTGCTCGACGGGTACTCCAAGACCAAAGAGCTCGCTAAGTACGCCGCCAAGCTCGGCATGTCTGCCGTCGCCTTGACCGACCACGGCAACCTGTACGGCGCTATCGAGTTCTACAAGGCGTGCAAGGACAGCGGCGTCAAGCCGATCATCGGCATCGAGACCTACGTTGCGCCCGGCAAGATGACCGCCAAATCCGGGCAGGACCGCGACTACCGCCACCTGATCCTGCTGGCCATGGACGAGACCGGCTACCGCAACCTGCTGGAGCTGACGACCCGTTCCTGGCTCGAAGGGTACTACTACAAGCCGCGCATCGACCGCGACCTGCTCAAAGAGAAGAACGAAGGGCTGATCGCGCTCTCGGCCTGCCTCGGCGGCGAGGTGGCCGGGCCGATCAACAAGGGCGACTACGAGGGCGCGAAGCAGAGCGCGCTCTGGTACAAGGAGGTCTTCGGGGACCGCTACTACATCGAGCTGCAGGAGCACGGGCTCAAGGAAGATGCCACCGTCACCCCGCAGCTGATCCGGCTGGCCCGCGAGCTTGACATCCCCGTCGTCGCCACCAACGACAACCACTACACCACGCGCGAGCAGGCTGAGAAGCAGGACTTGCTGCTCTGCGTCCAGACCAGCTCGACCATCGACGATCCGAAGCGGATGCGCTTCGAGACGCAGGAGTTCTACCTCAAGAGCCCGGACGAGATGGCCGAGCTGTTCAAGGACACGCCGGACGCGATCGCCAACTCGCTGGTCATCGCCGAGCGCTGTAACCTGAAGCTGAACTTCGGCCGGATCAACTTCCCGCCGCTCGAACACGTGATGCAGCCGGGCGAGAACGCCGACGACTGCCTGGCGCGGTCCTGCCGGGAGCGGCTGCCGGGCCGCTACCCGAACACCGAGGAGTATGTCCGCCAGCGGCTCGACTACGAGCTGGAGGTGGTGCGGAAGACGGGCTTCTCGGCGTACATCCTGCTGGTCTGGGATTATGTCGCGTGGGCCAGGGAGCGGAAGATTCCCTGCGGGCCGCGAGGCTCGGCGGCGGGCAGCATCATCCTCTACCTGCTGGGCATCGCGGACGTCGATCCGATCGAGTACGGGCTGACGTTCGAGCGCTTCCTCAACCCCGAGCGCGTCCAGATGCCTGACGTGGACATGGACTTCGCGGACGAGCGCCGTGAGGAAGTGATCCAATACTGCATCGAGCGGTACGGCGCGGACCATGTCGCGCAGATGGTCACGTTCGGGCGGCTGCTGGCGCGCGCTGCTATTCGGGATGTCGGCCGGGCGCTCAACTACCCGCTGAACGAGGTCGAGCGGGTCGCCAAGCTGATCCCGCAGATCCCCGTCGGCATGACCATCGACAAGTCGCTGGATCAGGTCAAGGATCTGAAGCAGCTCTACGATGCTGACCCCTCGGTCAAGCGGCTGCTCGATTCGGCCAAGTCGATTGAGGGGGTGGCCC
It encodes the following:
- a CDS encoding SGNH/GDSL hydrolase family protein — its product is MTASPSAIPSTIRAPARRRTRQLLAARALVVLFSLLMPILLLEASLRLLGPWLPGGYDTGPYIVRHELLGHFHAPNHRGWMRAPEFTTYVQISPLGLRDRRTSYEKPPGTFRVLLLGDSFLEGVQVQQWEGVAERLETALNQWSMQAGGPRVEVINAGVAAYGTAQYLLLFEHDAHRYQPDLVMVLHFVGNDVKNNSPALEIPGGDRRLALKPYFELQADGRLTLLPGPPVTPHSPLVTMMRRSWTYNVFEGSVRTFFDPSYIREDIEVIGGARNYIRENYDLHPEGDWAKAWTLTEALFARLKLRAGEHGAPLVLVGVPDWRALDPVQWRQELFRNRSQRRPASPEAPTDRLGQIARRLELPYVDLLPAMRTASATNGAPLYYAVDGHWNAAGHATAARALGEAIEHGGYIHP